TGTTACTCGCGTCCCTGGGTACTTTTTCCTCAACGCAGCTAACAGTACCACCATCTCTTTTCTCACTTGACGCCATGGGTCCCCTTCGATGGTGCGCAACGGTTTATATCGTTTGGCGCCTTGGTGGAAGATAATAACGATATCGCGAAGGTCAGGGATGCTTGTGCTAAGGAGAACGGAAGCTGCAAAGCTCCCTGGTCGAAAGGAGATGGGGTGGGCGTTGGTTTTGAGGAGGAGTACAAGTTTTTTGGGCGCCTTGGATGATAGCCATTCATGGCCTTTCCACGAACAGAACCAACTTCCGTAATAAGGATCGTAGCATGGCCCGATAAAGACGACCTTTTCGGAAGCAGGCAACCTCGGCGCATAATTCTCGTATCccgcatcttcatccctaAACTTGGACGGCACCCCTGTAGAAGACATATAGCCGCATAATGAATCAAGGTGTATTCGGATAGCCTTGACTTTATTGAACAACTCGAGGAAACGGTGCTCACGACGATATAGGGCGAGCGACCACCCAAAGTGCCGAAAATAGAAATCGATCACACGAGTCATACCTCTCAACTCTGCAGAAAGGTTTGGGAATGGGAGAGGCTTGATCAACCCGAGACTGATAATTTCTCTGGTGGTAGGCCCAAAGTAATGAGTTTTGAGAGGTGATTTGGATTGGAGGCCAACAGGGACTCGGTACCATAGCGGATTAAGAGCGAGCGGAGATAGAGCTCGACATGTGAGCGCGATAGCCCGGAGTGCAGATGGGTTGTCGGTGAGGTGGGAGATGATTTGTTCAAAGATCTCTTGTGGGAAGATTGGCAGATCGGTTGGAGTGCTAGGTCTCGTAGTCAGGGTTGAGGTGGCCTTTACCGAACATGGAGTCAGTCGTGTGGAAGCGACAAAGAACGGTGTGACTCTCGGATTCACTCACAGAACGAGATGGTTTGATGGCTATGAGGAGGGTCTTCTTGAAGAGTTTGCGAGAGGAGACCATAGTAAAATGCGTCAGGCAATGTAAATAGGATAGGAAGGGGAATGATATCTTGCCAGCTTGAATTTGGCGCAGGGCTTTTACAGTGTGGGCAGGGTTTTCTGATAAAAGAATTTAGTTCTTGGCAGTCCGTTGACAATCGTCACCGTCGAAAGCCGGCGGGCATCGCCGTCCCACGGGGCCCAAAATAGATATTGGGGCAACTAAACCGGTCCAGGGGGACTTCTTTAAATTCCGCAAGGAGCTCCTCTCAATTTGCTGCCCACTTGACTGTCATCTGTCGCTCATACTTAACACACCACGGCCTCCAGCACCGATGGAGGGCGAAAACGGTATAGATAGTCGACCGAGTCACATTGTTTGATATGAACGGTtcatgcatgcatgcaAATTGAACGACGAACAAGTCACGTCGTTCGAGTTAAACACTCTAACACTCTGGATCGATCTACATACGTATTCCGCCTCAATTTGCTGGAACGATAACAATTTTCTTCGATGGAGATAGCCCAATTATCACTCCACCCTCTAGCTTCTCTATTATCCGCCCATATATTtcctctcatctctctcttctcttgtAGAAAGACGCATTTCCCTTTTATAAAAGTTGTCTCCCATGGAGACCTGAAATTGAAAGTAGGTGAGGTAGTGGGCCGACTACTTGAAGGTAGAGTCAGGGGCTGAGGTGACGCTTGTTGATGTCGACGGACCTGGAAGGTCGGAAAATGCAGCAGGTTGAAAGACCGGGCAGATGCGGAAAATCACGCGGCCTTCAACCTCTGAACCTCCCCTCTAGCTCCCTAAGCTTTGCTTCCAACCTCTcaatcccttcttccccgtacttcttttcttctccttcctccttatcATCTTGGCTTGCCTTAGTACCTGAAGTAGAGCCGAACATTTCCAAGCTTTTCTCCAAAGATTCCATTTTTCGCTCATGAGTCGTATCAAGCTCAAACACACCATTGTTGGCAGAGGCGGAAGCCGCCGCATAATCTTCTCGTTCGTGGACGATCCGCTCGAGGTCTTCGGGTAAAACCTCAGAACGGCGAATGGAAGAAATTTGTTTGATATAATCGTGGAGGTCGTCTAAAAGAGCTTGCCGAGAATGAGGAATGGAGTTGAGGGTAGGAATAGAGGTTggtgaagagaaggaagaagccttTGCGAAAGCGAGAAGAGCAGCCGCTCTACCGCGCAATGCGCCGATTCGGCGAGACAATGGTACGGACTGAGCGAAAGCTTCGTCAAAGCCCTGTTGAAGAGTGGATAGTTTACCGTCTGTGATACCTTCTCTGTAGCCGGCCTGTGAAATTCATTAGCGAGCACATTTGCGAGTGTCAAATGACGCACGTCGCTGTATTTGCTGGCGATACGAGTGTATTCTTGCTCAACCAGGGGGTCTTGCGCGCCTCCTTGCTGAGGGCCGTTGAGCCAGTCATCGTCTTCGAACATGATGAGTATGCGATAAAGGTTGAGTGGAAAATGAAGGTGGAAAGATTAATTGAGTCTTTTCAAATGAATTTATAATCCGAATAAAAACACTCTCGAGAATTGAACTCAAGCTCTCGCCTGATCTTGCCATGTATATTTCATCCAATTACAAACACAATTCTAATGGGATTACAAATGAAGGTAATACGTAATATAGTGCCTCGGATTTTTTTCTAAAAAATTTCTCGTCGCACAACCCGAGCAAATAATCCCTTGCCACTGATATGTCTCATCTTTCCCAACCgttcttttccctccttACCTGCTTCCGATGCTCTCCAGACAGCTCTCAAGAGCACCTCGTGCTCTAGGATACGTCCTTCCCCGTttctcccctccttcctctgtTCTTCGAACCGTCACTCCTGCTTTCGCCAGGTCCACCCAGCTCTCCTTGAGAAGTAAGTCTTCTAGTGAAGGCCGATGTAGTTCTAACGGTGACTTTAGGAATTCTTGAGAAAAGGGGCTACGCTGTTTCTGCCGTTGCCGAAAAAGACGACGACTTCTTTTCCGGCGCCGAACTcgctccatcctccaatACCGTGGTTATCCCTCCCCAACTTGACGACCCTGGCCATCCCGCCTCAGAACCTCTAGTCGACACCGTCCCATTCGAATCTCTCAAAGGTCGAATTAACCATGATACACTCAAAGCGCTCACCGTCAAACCTTTCAAATTTACCGCGATGAGTGAAGTGCAAAAGCGTGTGTTGGGACTTTTGCCACATTTGAGTGGGGGAAAGTTGAGGAGCAAggcgagggaagaagccgaaCAGGAGGGTGAGGTcgagatgaaagaggaaagggaagattTGTTGGTAAAGGCCAAGACTGGTACCGGAAAGACTATGGTGCGTATTTGCGTATTCTGATCTAGGGTATTGAGCTAATATTGTTCAGGCATTCTTGGTCCCTGCGATTGACGCACGCATTAACACTCTTGAACGTCTCTCTAAAGCACCCAATCCCGACGGTACCATTCCTGATAAGCATGCCCAGGGCCGCAACCACCGCGCCATCTCCCGTTCCCACCTGGGCGCTTTGATCATCTCTCCTACTCGAGAACTCGCTACCCAGATCGCAGTTGAAGCGGAGAAACTCTGTACTTGGCATAAGGACTTGACCGTTCACTCATTCGTCGGTGGTGAAAGCCGACTCAGGCAATTGAAAGAGTTTTCAAGACGGTCCAAGGATGTAGTGGTGGCTACCCCCGGCCGATTGAGAGATTTGATCTCAGAACCCCTAGTGAAGGATGCGTTGGCCAAGACGGATATGCTTGTGCTTGATGAAGCTGATACGCTTCTCGATATGGGTTTCTCCGAAGACCTCAAGTTCATCATTGACCATCTGCCAAAAGAGCGCCAGACATTGTTTTTCTCTGCGACTGTTTCCAAAGAAATTGCTGCGATCGCTCGACACTCTTTGCGAAAGGGCCACAAGGTCATCGACTGTGTCCCCAAGAACGAATCAAATGTCCATCTCCACATCCCCCAGTACGCCACTGtcgttccttcttctgctgaCGCGATGCCCCACATTATGCGACTCATTGCCCAGGACCAAATGGCGAACCCCAAGAGCAAGATCGTCTTATTCCTCAACACTACCAAACAAACCATGCTCACCGCTACCCTCGTCCGCGAGTTGGTCGATACTTTGCCTGCACAAACAGCCGTCTACGAGATTCACTCCAAACTTGATCAAAACAAACGTACCCGCTCTTCCGACAAGTTTAGAAGGGAACACCGCCCAGCGGTGCTCGTTACTTCTGATGTTTCTGCTAGAGGTGTGGATTACCCAGGTGTGACGAGGGTTATCCAACTTGGTGTTCCCTCGACTACGGAGCAGTATATCCACCGTGTTGGTCGTACCGGGCGAGCCGGGAAGGAAGGTCGAGGTGATCtcgttctcttcccctttgaAGCTGGCTTCCTCGACCATCTCAAGGGCATCCCTATCCAGCGTATCTCCACTTCTGATCTTACCTCGGACGTCATCGCCAAGGCGCCCTCATCATACGCCTCTGTTATTgactctcttccttccgcCGTCGAGAGCCTTCTCCCTACTCTTGACCCCAAGGCTGTCGAGGAAGTCTTCATGTCCATGCTCGGCTACTACCACTCCAAGCAGCAGATGTTGGACGCTTCAGCGCAGGATATCTTGAAGGGTTTGAAAGCCTGGTCAGTCGAAGGCGGTGGTTTGATCGAACCGCCTTACGTGTCAGAAGAgtttttgaagaaggtcggGTTCagtgagaagaggaggaacaCCAGGAatggaggtggtggatcCAGGGGTGGGTTTGGAAGGAGCAGTGGTGGGTTTGGAAGGGGCAGTGGTGGGTTTGGAAAGAGGGATGGCGGTAGGAGGGAGGACAGTGGAGGTTTTGGAGGTAGAGGGcaaggtggtggtggaagcgGATTTGGCGCTAGGAgggatggtggtggcggcTTTGCGGGGAAGAGTAGGAGCGGGGGCTTCAAGCGAGACTATTAAggccttctcctctcctaTTTTCAGTACGACGTGATCCTTACCGTCCTGTTTATTTTCTCCGTCTTCTactccttttctctcctccaaaaAGACCTACACATCTATATCATCTCGACTAACCCGTCGCTCTCGCCCTTCCTACCAATCATCaaagataaaaaaaatTCCCGATCTCTTCAAAATTAAACGATATAGAACCGAATTAGAACCGGGACGAACATTCGTCTCTTGATTtttgtcttcatcatcagcataACAGATATTGCAGGTAGTCATATTTAGGTcacttctctttttctggGATTATGTTGGATGTCCTCATACAGGATGAATTCTCAAAGAGAAGTGGATggggggaaggggaatATAAAGTTGAACCTTTGTTGTACCAATATCCTTCACACCATTCATGCACTATTTAGTCTTTGGTTTCTCTCGCaattggagaagatttAGTAGATTCAAAGTATCACTTTCGTGCTCTCACGGCCTGGTTGTGTCTCCATATCACAACGTAATACATGTCATCTGTCTGTCGCCGATTCTTTTTCTcaactcttctctctcgtTCCCTTGCTACCCCTACTTTTCCGGTTTCCTGCAGTTTTTTTGCCCtcgccatcgccatcgccgacGCCGACACCTCCTATTAACCCTgtcaacctcctccaccccttttcccatccttcctcaaACCTTTTCTCCGAAAACTTTTCCTCCGCCGCTTGTCTTGCCGCCTTTCGCATTTTCATCGCCTCCTTATCTGACATTGTCATTGCTTGATACATGGCTTCTGCAAATGAGGCGGCCGTTGTGGCGTGGAATCCAGTACGCTGGTTGTGAAATGGGACCACAATATCGAGCAGCGGGCCGGCCGATGCGTGAACGACAGGGATAAGTCCTGCTGCCTGAATTTTTGGGAGATCCCCGCATGTTAGCTGTGATGTATAAATCAagggggggggaggggggggggaagaagacgcaCCATGAATTCAACGACATTGATTCCGAAATGTTCGTCCATCATAGTGTTCAAGCCAACAGAGGCTTGGCCCAGCCGTCGTACAATTTCAGAGTACGGCGCGCTCACCACAAATTCGACGTTATCCTATCAAGAGTCCATTCAACCAGTCAAGTAAGAGtgggagagaaaagaaagacgGCCCCCAAAAATCAGTATACATTTTTATACTTTTTTCCAGTGAAGAATGGGCaaaaactcacctcgaTATTCAATTCTGTggcaagcttcttcaaccccTCCAGCCGTTGTTGATCACCCTCATCCCTTACGCCgcccatcatcaccaacttgactccttcttcaccctctcTCATCTCGGGATGTTCCTTCAACAGAATCGCAAAGGCCTCCAACTGCTTTTTATGATCCTTCTCCGGACGGAACTGCGCAAGAGACACAAATTCCCTCTTCCTACCTCTTTTAGGCgtgggggaggggagggagagggggagTGAAGAGAGTTTCCGAGTATCGCACGGTGGGTACACTACTTCACACCTGGTGTCGCCGGCgtcatccccttcttggAGCTCTCCCCTCTCTCTACGTTTTTCTAGTGTGAGGTCAtccttgagaaggagggaggcTAGAAAGGATTGGCgggcggagaggaggagggattGGATGTGTGCTTGGGTCCAGGAGGAGTTTGTGAGGATGTGTTGGCAGtaaaggagggagagggagtaAACGGACGTAAAGATGTGGTAGTACCTATTTCATTGTTAGAAACCAACTCGAAGCGTGGGTATACTTACAAAAGCTTGATCTTTGTCCTGGCCCAACTCTTCGCCGCACCACCATTCTCAACCCCTACCGTGCGCGCTTTTACACGCTTCACCATATCCGCGCTGACAGTTGGGTAGTGGGTGTAGGAGCCGATTGCGATCTGAGAACCGGCGATAAGGCGAACGAGGGGAAAAGTGAACGCATAGCCCATGGAATCTGCGGGGGGGTTTTAGTTTTGGGTGCTTTTTGAACAGGGATATACAAAACTTACCAATGAACAGATCACCCCATAAGCCGTCTTCTCCGCATAGCCCTTCGAAAGCAAGCACCAAGCTTCCCAACGACTGCCCCAACAAGGTGAACCTCTTCCAATAACCATCTGAAATCAGGTACCTCTTTTTGAGGGGCACAAAGTGCAGTCTAGCGGGATCGAGCTCGATGGAGAAGCGTTCATAGACTTTTCCGATGatttcctctttcgacGCGGTGGGGTAGTCGCCCGAGtagacgaggacgagggtATCAGGCTCTTGGCGTTGGATGTACCGGACGGCGACCCAGAGCACACGTTCCCCGCCTCCGCCGGCGTTGCAGTACGGATGCCAGAAGCCGACAATGGTTTTTTTGGTGCTCATGTAAGGGGGAGTTGTGGTGGTGCCATGGATGAGGACGTTGTCGGGCATACCCATCTTTTCGAGGAGGGTGGCGCGCTTTAGGGCGTTGGTTTTGCGGAGGCTGTTGATATACAGCGCACAGCCGCCAacggaaagaaggagaagcatGGGGACTATACTTGCGACAAGGCCCCAGTTGATACCGGTGTAGTTGACAAGGGCGAGGCCGAGGCCGGAGAGGAAAAACGTGGATTTGAGAAAtcgggaaagagatgagcCGGAGAGGACTGACCAGATtgaaaggatgaggaataCCCAAACGACGTcgagggagatggatgattgGGCTgggtgggagaagagggtggtgTAGAGGTACGAGGTGAGTGATTGTCCGGTGGGAATGGCGGTGATAAGGCGAATTGTAGCGGGGATATGGATGACGCCGGCCAGAGCAATGAACACTGTATTGAGAAAAGAGGGGGATACACCTTTGCGAGACGCGACGTCTTCTCCGCTCGCGGGGGGGCTGGTCAGTACGAGAAAGAGGGCACCATGTAGCCATAACAGCATTTTCATAAACCTGCCGGTCCCCACGTCCTGTGGTAAAAAGTATATCGGGACAAACGCCATGACGAGGGGCAGCGCGATGTAGAGAGGAATCGTCCgtggggaaggatggataCGCGggtggagagagagggCGACGAGGAACAAGGAGGTGGCGACGGACATGGCAACGAGCTGACCGAGAAGCATGTAGGCATAAGGATACGTGATGCCCCGTCGGCCGCCTAATATATCCATTGTTTTAGCTGATTGCATATAGGAGGGATGGGACTCACTCTCGAACCAGACTATAGCGGTGAACGCGACGGTCCAAGTACAGATCCAGCTTGACCACCACCAGTTCCCGGGGCCGTTGCATACGATTGACCAAGCTTGTTCGAATAAACCCGTGTTGGCTAGCCATTGGCCGACAGTGCTTGGTGAATTGTATACTGCGAAATCTTGGTATGACCACTAATCATTCATGGTCAGCTGTTCAATCAGGGGATGGTTAAAACGTTTTTTCGTTGACGGACACTCATAAACTGGATCATGACTAGGAAAGGAATCAGTGCTTGGAACGTGGTTCGGTATGACTCACAATACCATGTGCAAAGCAGTGCTCCCAGAGCCGAtctgagaaagaagaaggccttTCCTTCAAAAAGCTTGTCGAGCTGTATTCCGGCGACGAGCGATCTGAAGACGAGGCCGAATGATAGAAATATGAGGAGGAAATAGGTGAGCAGGATGGCGTAGGCCATACATTCCTGGCCGTCCATCTTTTATTGAAAGGTATTCGGAAGTGAACGGATGATGTTATGAAACACAAACAGCGAGTGTTGAAAAGATAAAAAAATAAtgatgtggaagatgacAATTGTCTAAACTGCTCGCTCCCGATCTCCGCTCTTTACGCTTACCTTTGCTCTTTATTTCAAGTTATCCATCCTACCTATAAACACTTTCTCCGCAAAAATATGGGACACAACTCGGACAAGCTATACGTGACGCACTCGGAACATGCGGCGGGGAGCCACACTGCTTCAAGTTTTGGGAAAAGACAAGAGACGGGCAAATCAGAGTTTCAGCGATTACCGTTGTAAGTGTTATTTGTCCTCGTCCCTCGTTTCGGGTTGCGGTTTCTCGATAGCTTatgtgtgtgtgtgtgtgtgtgtgtggTGTGCAGTGACTGCTGTGCGTTATCTCTACAGCCGTTCAAGAATCCAGTCGCTGTTATATCGGAAACGAAAGCAGGAGAAGCGCCGAGAGCAGATGTCTTTGACCTTTTGAACATTGTTCCTTATATCAGAAAATTCAAGTCTAGTGAGTTGGGCCGAATCGCTCCGTGTTGGCTCTTTTAACTGATGAGGGATAACCCCCCCAAGACCCGGTAACTGGTAAACCTCTGGAAACGAGCCAGTTGATCAAACTCAACTTTTCCCGAGTGGGTGTGGCtccaaaaagaaagaaaaaaaggatgttGTGGCTGATGTAAAAAGTGCAGAATGCGGAAGGCAACCTCCATGACCCGATCACTTATAAAGTCTTCTCCCCCCACATCCACATTGTCTTTCTCAAAAACACTGTACGTTTTCTTATACTTGTCCGAACACCCACTCATTACTTGTTATATAGGGCAATGTATTTGACATGGCATCCCTTCAGCTGCTCGCTATCAAGCCCAAGACATGGCGAGATCTGGTAAACGACGAGCCGTTTAAGCGGAAGGATATCATCACGATCCAGGATCCGGAGAACCTTGCTGCAAGGGATTTGAGAGAGTATGATtatgtgaagaaggatttaAAGGTGTCGGGTATGTTGGTTCTTGCCCAGATTGATGGTGGGGGCTGATTGATGATAAGAGGACGAGCTGGCTGGGGATCCGTTGAGAGGAATCAATGTGGATGCAGCAGGGGGAGCTAGCAAGGTGTTAAAGATGATTGCTGAAAAAGTAGGTTTTCGGTTTCGTCTGTAGAAAATGTAGCGTTTATTGAAAAACGCCCAGAACAAATCTGGACAATCGCCAGCACCGACACCATCGAAAATAGACGATGGAAAGGGgcaggaaaagaaggagggcgtTGTTGCGAAGCGCAAGGTTGAGCAGATGGCTTGTGAGTCTAACCCTAAATCTTTGTTGAGATGTACTAACATGGAATATGTATCGCAGACAATGCATCCAACTATAGTTCTGGCCGAGCTGCTGCTTCGCTGACTAGTACTTCATTGATGCCTGAAACGAAGAGTGAACGCGCCatgtttgatgaagaagaatgcaagtgtctttttttatttctAACTACCTGGCTGATTGAAATATCAGACATGTTTGAAGAACTGTCCCGCCCGACGAAAGATAAAGAGCGACAGAAATCCAAAGCGTACGCGACGATAACGACCAACTTTGGGCCGCTGAATGTCGAACTTCATGGGGACCGTGCGCCAAAGACGGTGTATAATTTTGTGCAGCTTGCGAAAGCGGGCAAGTATGATAACGTCGTGTTCCATCGATTGATACCTGGTTTCATGGTCCGTGTTTCTTGTCGTTTGTCCGTTTGGTTCTTCCGCTGAT
This region of Cryptococcus neoformans var. neoformans B-3501A chromosome 10, whole genome shotgun sequence genomic DNA includes:
- a CDS encoding hypothetical protein (HMMPfam hit to DEAD, DEAD/DEAH box helicase, score: 172.4, E(): 9.2e-49; HMMPfam hit to Helicase_C, Helicase conserved C-terminal domain, score: 86.2, E(): 8e-23), with the protein product MLSRQLSRAPRALGYVLPRFSPPSSVLRTVTPAFARSTQLSLRRILEKRGYAVSAVAEKDDDFFSGAELAPSSNTVVIPPQLDDPGHPASEPLVDTVPFESLKGRINHDTLKALTVKPFKFTAMSEVQKRVLGLLPHLSGGKLRSKAREEAEQEGEVEMKEEREDLLVKAKTGTGKTMAFLVPAIDARINTLERLSKAPNPDGTIPDKHAQGRNHRAISRSHLGALIISPTRELATQIAVEAEKLCTWHKDLTVHSFVGGESRLRQLKEFSRRSKDVVVATPGRLRDLISEPLVKDALAKTDMLVLDEADTLLDMGFSEDLKFIIDHLPKERQTLFFSATVSKEIAAIARHSLRKGHKVIDCVPKNESNVHLHIPQYATVVPSSADAMPHIMRLIAQDQMANPKSKIVLFLNTTKQTMLTATLVRELVDTLPAQTAVYEIHSKLDQNKRTRSSDKFRREHRPAVLVTSDVSARGVDYPGVTRVIQLGVPSTTEQYIHRVGRTGRAGKEGRGDLVLFPFEAGFLDHLKGIPIQRISTSDLTSDVIAKAPSSYASVIDSLPSAVESLLPTLDPKAVEEVFMSMLGYYHSKQQMLDASAQDILKGLKAWSVEGGGLIEPPYVSEEFLKKVGFSEKRRNTRNGGGGSRGGFGRSSGGFGRGSGGFGKRDGGRREDSGGFGGRGQGGGGSGFGARRDGGGGFAGKSRSGGFKRDY
- a CDS encoding hypothetical protein (HMMPfam hit to Pro_isomerase, Cyclophilin type peptidyl-prolyl cis-trans isomerase, score: 24.2, E(): 2.3e-10): MGHNSDKLYVTHSEHAAGSHTASSFGKRQETGKSEFQRLPFDCCALSLQPFKNPVAVISETKAGEAPRADVFDLLNIVPYIRKFKSNPVTGKPLETSQLIKLNFSRNAEGNLHDPITYKVFSPHIHIVFLKNTGNVFDMASLQLLAIKPKTWRDLVNDEPFKRKDIITIQDPENLAARDLREYDYVKKDLKVSEDELAGDPLRGINVDAAGGASKVLKMIAEKNKSGQSPAPTPSKIDDGKGQEKKEGVVAKRKVEQMAYNASNYSSGRAAASLTSTSLMPETKSERAMFDEEEYMFEELSRPTKDKERQKSKAYATITTNFGPLNVELHGDRAPKTVYNFVQLAKAGKYDNVVFHRLIPGFMVQGGDPTGTGRGGESYWGEPFRDEHGEKGAYKHDSRGVLAINGKLWAAHEWLSVLFHFPPDAAFGR
- a CDS encoding hypothetical protein (Match to EST gb|CF183709.1|CF183709; HMMPfam hit to Glycos_transf_1, Glycosyl transferases group 1, score: 83.7, E(): 4.7e-22), yielding MDGQECMAYAILLTYFLLIFLSFGLVFRSLVAGIQLDKLFEGKAFFFLRSALGALLCTWYFMIQFMSWSYQDFAVYNSPSTVGQWLANTGLFEQAWSIVCNGPGNWWWSSWICTWTVAFTAIVWFESGRRGITYPYAYMLLGQLVAMSVATSLFLVALSLHPRIHPSPRTIPLYIALPLVMAFVPIYFLPQDVGTGRFMKMLLWLHGALFLVLTSPPASGEDVASRKGVSPSFLNTVFIALAGVIHIPATIRLITAIPTGQSLTSYLYTTLFSHPAQSSISLDVVWVFLILSIWSVLSGSSLSRFLKSTFFLSGLGLALVNYTGINWGLVASIVPMLLLLSVGGCALYINSLRKTNALKRATLLEKMGMPDNVLIHGTTTTPPYMSTKKTIVGFWHPYCNAGGGGERVLWVAVRYIQRQEPDTLVLVYSGDYPTASKEEIIGKVYERFSIELDPARLHFVPLKKRYLISDGYWKRFTLLGQSLGSLVLAFEGLCGEDGLWGDLFIDSMGYAFTFPLVRLIAGSQIAIGSYTHYPTVSADMVKRVKARTVGVENGGAAKSWARTKIKLLYYHIFTSVYSLSLLYCQHILTNSSWTQAHIQSLLLSARQSFLASLLLKDDLTLEKRRERGELQEGDDAGDTRCEVVYPPCDTRKLSSLPLSLPSPTPKRGRKREFVSLAQFRPEKDHKKQLEAFAILLKEHPEMREGEEGVKLVMMGGVRDEGDQQRLEGLKKLATELNIEDNVEFVVSAPYSEIVRRLGQASVGLNTMMDEHFGINVVEFMAAGLIPVVHASAGPLLDIVVPFHNQRTGFHATTAASFAEAMYQAMTMSDKEAMKMRKAARQAAEEKFSEKRFEEGWEKGWRRLTGLIGGVGVGDGDGEGKKTAGNRKSRGSKGTREKS